The Chitinimonas sp. BJYL2 genome has a segment encoding these proteins:
- a CDS encoding OmpA family protein, producing MQKMKRTLVALALGAVAVTAVAGKDGYATDTRNPVVRNNFGECWRTSSWTKEKAIEECDAALVPKAAPAAAPAAPAAPAEAPKAAPVTKQVKMETLTLNAAALFDLNKSTLKDEGKQALGSVAAVLLERKYDTSKTRINVVGHTDRIGKDAYNQKLSEERAASARAYLVEKGLPDSMITAEGKGETAPVTTDADCKKVMKNRKKLVECYAPDRRVEVEIYATVEQQ from the coding sequence ATGCAAAAGATGAAGCGCACTCTCGTTGCCCTCGCGCTTGGTGCAGTGGCGGTAACCGCCGTTGCCGGCAAGGACGGCTACGCCACTGACACCCGCAACCCTGTTGTGCGCAACAACTTCGGCGAATGCTGGCGCACCTCGTCGTGGACCAAGGAAAAGGCCATCGAGGAATGCGATGCCGCCTTGGTGCCCAAGGCCGCCCCGGCCGCAGCACCGGCTGCACCTGCCGCCCCCGCCGAAGCCCCCAAGGCTGCCCCGGTGACCAAGCAGGTCAAGATGGAAACCCTGACCCTCAACGCCGCCGCCCTGTTCGATCTGAACAAGTCCACCCTCAAGGATGAAGGCAAGCAGGCACTGGGTTCGGTGGCTGCCGTGCTGCTGGAGCGCAAGTACGACACCAGCAAGACCCGTATCAATGTAGTGGGCCACACCGATCGCATCGGTAAGGATGCCTACAACCAGAAGCTGTCGGAAGAGCGCGCTGCCTCGGCTCGCGCTTATCTGGTCGAAAAGGGCCTGCCTGACAGCATGATCACCGCAGAAGGCAAGGGCGAAACTGCCCCGGTGACCACCGATGCCGATTGCAAGAAGGTGATGAAGAACCGCAAGAAGCTGGTCGAGTGCTACGCACCGGATCGCCGCGTGGAAGTGGAAATCTACGCAACGGTCGAACAGCAGTAA
- the lolA gene encoding outer membrane lipoprotein chaperone LolA yields the protein MRALLCLLASFSVTAGGLDQLKTFLAQTRAFTADFQQTVMQKNGKQEQASGTMAILRPGRFDWRYIKPYEQRVVGDGTQLWVYDPDLNQVTRKRLDQALGDSPAALLAGSNELDKRYKLSEAGSRDGLEWIDAAPRNRDSGFDKVRIGLKDNQPMAMELADSFGQTTAIRFSNVNRSPKLGDDRFRFVPPKGADVVSAD from the coding sequence ATGCGTGCCCTGCTCTGCCTGTTGGCCAGCTTTTCCGTAACAGCTGGCGGCCTTGATCAGCTCAAGACCTTTCTGGCCCAGACCCGTGCCTTCACAGCCGATTTCCAGCAAACCGTGATGCAAAAGAACGGCAAGCAGGAACAGGCTAGCGGCACGATGGCCATCCTGCGCCCCGGTCGTTTCGACTGGCGCTATATCAAACCCTATGAGCAGCGCGTCGTGGGTGACGGCACCCAACTCTGGGTCTACGACCCTGATCTGAATCAGGTTACCCGCAAGCGGCTGGACCAGGCTTTGGGCGATAGCCCCGCCGCGCTGCTGGCAGGCAGCAACGAACTCGACAAGCGCTACAAACTCAGCGAAGCCGGCAGCCGCGACGGCCTGGAGTGGATCGACGCCGCGCCCCGCAACCGCGATAGCGGCTTCGACAAGGTCCGCATCGGCCTCAAGGACAACCAACCCATGGCCATGGAGCTAGCGGACAGCTTTGGTCAGACCACCGCGATTCGCTTCAGCAATGTGAATCGCAGCCCGAAATTGGGTGATGACCGCTTCCGGTTTGTGCCGCCCAAGGGGGCAGATGTAGTCTCCGCCGACTGA
- a CDS encoding replication-associated recombination protein A has product MSDLFSTDPTPPLAEALRPKTLAEVVGQSHLLGPGKPLRLAFESGQPHSMILWGPPGVGKTTLARLAADAFGWAFIALSAVFSGVKDIRAAMEQAEQNMAMGKRTLLFVDEIHRFNKAQQDALLPYVESGLVTFIGATTENPSFEVNAALLSRAQVYVLKSLTEAELRQLFERAREVSLADLQFADTALDTLIGYADGDARRFLNLLEQARSAAQAAKTVTIDADFVQNALTLNSRRFDKGGDAFYDQISALHKSVRGSNPDGALYWLCRMLDGGADPRYLARRIVRMAWEDIGLADPRAMQICNDAAGTYERLGSPEGELALAQAVIYLAVAPKSNAGYMAYKQAAAFVKQDQSRPVPEHLRNAPTKLMKDLGYGANYRYAHDEADGYAAGERYLPDGMADPHWYQPVPRGLEAKIAEKLAHLRERDEASRKT; this is encoded by the coding sequence ATGTCAGACCTGTTTTCCACCGACCCCACGCCCCCGCTCGCCGAAGCCCTGCGCCCCAAGACGCTGGCAGAAGTGGTCGGTCAATCGCACCTGCTTGGCCCCGGCAAGCCGCTGCGGCTTGCGTTCGAATCAGGGCAACCGCACTCGATGATCCTGTGGGGGCCTCCCGGCGTGGGCAAGACCACGCTGGCGCGGCTCGCGGCCGATGCATTCGGCTGGGCCTTCATTGCGCTGTCGGCCGTGTTTTCGGGCGTCAAGGACATCCGCGCGGCCATGGAACAGGCCGAGCAGAACATGGCGATGGGCAAACGCACGCTGTTGTTCGTCGATGAAATCCATCGCTTCAACAAAGCACAGCAGGATGCACTGCTGCCCTATGTGGAATCTGGCCTCGTCACCTTCATCGGCGCCACCACCGAGAACCCCTCGTTCGAAGTCAATGCCGCGCTGCTCTCACGGGCCCAGGTCTATGTCCTCAAATCATTGACTGAAGCCGAACTGCGCCAGTTGTTCGAGCGCGCACGCGAAGTCAGTCTGGCCGATCTGCAGTTTGCCGATACCGCGCTTGATACGCTGATCGGCTATGCCGATGGCGATGCACGGCGCTTCCTGAACCTGCTCGAACAGGCACGCTCGGCAGCACAGGCTGCCAAGACCGTGACCATTGATGCCGATTTCGTCCAGAACGCACTCACGCTCAACAGCCGCCGCTTCGACAAAGGCGGCGATGCGTTCTACGACCAGATTTCAGCCCTGCACAAATCGGTACGCGGCTCCAACCCGGACGGTGCGCTGTACTGGCTGTGCCGCATGCTAGATGGCGGTGCCGACCCACGCTACCTTGCCCGGCGCATCGTGCGCATGGCCTGGGAAGACATCGGTCTGGCCGACCCGCGCGCCATGCAGATCTGCAATGACGCAGCCGGCACCTACGAGCGCCTCGGCTCACCCGAGGGCGAGCTGGCGCTGGCCCAGGCGGTGATCTATCTGGCCGTTGCCCCCAAGAGCAACGCGGGCTACATGGCCTACAAACAGGCGGCTGCCTTTGTGAAGCAGGATCAATCGCGCCCTGTGCCCGAACATCTGCGCAATGCCCCCACCAAGCTGATGAAGGATTTGGGTTACGGCGCCAACTACCGCTACGCCCATGACGAAGCCGATGGCTACGCGGCTGGCGAGCGCTATCTGCCCGATGGCATGGCCGACCCGCACTGGTACCAGCCGGTGCCGCGCGGGCTGGAGGCCAAGATTGCCGAGAAGCTGGCCCATCTTCGCGAACGCGA